Proteins encoded together in one Ogataea parapolymorpha DL-1 chromosome III, whole genome shotgun sequence window:
- a CDS encoding beta-1,4-N-acetylglucosaminyltransferase, protein MARQILATCGATVCFDRLIQYVLDKRFFALILRLGYDRLVVQYGKTAAGRELVEKLTSEYTVHDNVFTVNRLEVQLLAFDPDIVKKYTAQSDLVISHGGTGSVLDTLRCNKKLVVLINTELADNHQLEIAEAFEQEGVLEYVRGGFSEFLEVVERVNCREFEPLAIPEGKVVERIIWS, encoded by the coding sequence ATGGCTCGCCAGATTCTCGCCACCTGTGGAGCGACCGTGTGTTTCGACCGGCTCATCCAGTACGTCCTGGACAAAAGGTTTTTTGCGCTCATACTACGGCTGGGCTACGATCGGCTGGTGGTGCAATACGGCAAAACCGCCGCCGGCAGAGAATTGGTGGAGAAACTGACGTCCGAGTATACCGTGCACGACAACGTGTTCACGGTGAATAGGCTCGAGGTACAATTGCTGGCGTTCGACCCGGACATTGTGAAAAAGTATACCGCGCAGAGCGATCTGGTGATTTCTCACGGGGGCACCGGGTCCGTGCTGGACACGTTACGATGCAACAAAAAACTTGTCGTGCTGATCAATACGGAGCTCGCAGACAACCACCAGCTCGAGATTGCCGAGGCGTTTGAGCAGGAGGGAGTGCTGGAGTACGTGCGTGGGGGGTTTTctgaatttttggaggttGTGGAAAGGGTCAATTGCCGAGAATTCGAGCCCCTGGCCATCCCCGAGGGCAAGGTTGTGGAAAGAATAATCTGGAGCTAA
- a CDS encoding heat shock glycoprotein, with product MKFSAAIFAAGAIAAYVPSEPWSTLTPSATLKSATTDYTKTFGIAINKVTTSSASKAKRDVVTQIGDGQIQATTATATTAAVVSQIGDGQIQATTATPKTTAKTTSKTTAAVVTQIGDGQIQATTATPKTTSKTTAAVVTQIGDGQIQATTATPKTAAVVTQIGDGQIQATTATSKAAKTTGNVVSQIGDGQIQATTATSAHKSVVSQIGDGQIQATTATSSVASQITDGQVQASSTAAASGSSSSIPTSCKSNEALAMVLKGGILTDAKGRIGSIVANRQFQFDGPPPQAGAIYAAGWAISPEGYLAIGNSTTFYQCLSGNFYNLYDQSIGGQCEPVHLNIVDLVSC from the coding sequence ATGAAATTCTCTGCTGCCATCTTCGCTGCCGGCGCCATCGCTGCTTACGTTCCATCTGAACCATGGTCCACCTTGACCCCTTCTGCCACCCTCAAGAGTGCAACCACTGATTACACCAAGACCTTCGGTATTGCTATCAACAAGGTTACCACTTCTTCCGCTTCAAAGGCCAAGAGAGACGTCGTTACCCAGATCGGTGACGGCCAAATCCAAGCTACCACTGCTACCGCAACcactgctgctgttgtgTCTCAAATCGGTGACGGCCAGATCCAAGCCACCACCGCCACACCTAAAACCACCGCTAAGACCACTTCGAAAACCACCGCCGCCGTGGTTACCCAAATTGGGGACGGCCAGATCCAAGCCACCACCGCCACTCCTAAGACCACCTCGAAAACTACCGCCGCCGTGGTTACCCAGATCGGTGACGGCCAGATTCAAGCTACCACTGCCACCCCTAAAACTGCTGCCGTCGTGACCCAGATCGGTGACGGCCAAATTCAGGCTACTACCGCTACTTCCAAGGCCGCTAAGACTACCGGAAATGTTGTTTCACAGATCGGTGATGGCCAGATCCAAGCCACTACCGCTACGTCCGCCCACAAGAGCGTCGTTTCACAAATCGGTGACGGCCAGATTCAGGCTACCACCGCCACCTCCTCCGTGGCTTCCCAGATCACCGACGGCCAGGTCCAGGCCTCCAGCACTGCTGCTGCTAGtggctcgtcctcgtccatcCCAACCTCCTGCAAGAGCAACGAGGCCCTTGCCATGGTCCTGAAGGGCGGTATCTTGACCGACGCCAAGGGAAGAATCGGATCGATCGTTGCTAACAGACAATTCCAATTCGACGGCCCTCCACCACAAGCAGGTGCTATCTACGCTGCTGGTTGGGCTATCTCCCCAGAAGGTTACCTTGCCATCGGTAACTCCACCACTTTCTACCAATGCTTGTCGGGCAACTTCTACAACCTGTACGACCAGTCCATTGGCGGCCAGTGTGAGCCTGTTCACCTCAACATTGTTGACTTGGTCTCGTGCTAA